One window of the Emcibacter sp. genome contains the following:
- a CDS encoding zinc-dependent alcohol dehydrogenase family protein: MSMHAVVYDKVGSEMGFTIREMPIPAVGDDEVLYEVEAFGLNQADLLLIQGRHYVVQDLPIRLGYEGSGTVVAVGKNVKNFREGDKVTSMPNVDGPYSNAGTHALAQERFLTKRPAGYSAQEAAHLWMQTLTAYYPMAELFPIKPGDWVMITAATGGSGLGAIQMAKLLGARVIATTRSPERKGALLKQEGADHVIETYGSNLIDEVNDITSGKGVSLICDSIGGPYVNTYASTLAPQGILYVYGVLSNEDMSLPVLTLAHRGAGLYGYSLINELRKPGALERGRDFVLAALEAGKIKRPVIDRVFPFAEAAEAYQYLMNGTRGGKIIVSVK; this comes from the coding sequence ATGAGCATGCACGCAGTGGTTTATGACAAGGTCGGAAGTGAAATGGGTTTTACCATCCGGGAGATGCCCATTCCCGCGGTCGGTGACGATGAGGTCTTGTATGAGGTTGAAGCTTTTGGATTAAATCAGGCGGACCTCTTGTTGATCCAGGGACGGCATTATGTCGTTCAGGACCTCCCTATTCGACTGGGTTATGAAGGGAGCGGCACAGTTGTTGCTGTCGGCAAAAATGTAAAAAATTTCCGGGAAGGCGACAAGGTAACCTCCATGCCAAATGTGGATGGTCCTTATTCAAATGCCGGTACTCACGCGCTGGCGCAGGAAAGGTTTCTGACAAAACGGCCTGCTGGCTACAGCGCGCAGGAAGCAGCCCATCTCTGGATGCAGACCCTGACGGCATATTATCCGATGGCGGAGCTTTTCCCTATCAAGCCAGGGGACTGGGTGATGATTACGGCGGCTACCGGAGGATCGGGGCTCGGTGCGATACAGATGGCGAAGCTTTTGGGGGCAAGGGTCATTGCAACGACCCGATCGCCGGAAAGAAAAGGGGCTTTGCTGAAGCAAGAAGGTGCTGACCATGTGATCGAAACATATGGATCCAACCTGATTGATGAAGTGAACGACATCACCAGTGGCAAAGGGGTAAGCCTGATCTGCGATTCCATTGGCGGACCTTATGTAAACACTTATGCGTCAACTCTGGCGCCGCAGGGTATTCTCTATGTTTATGGCGTGTTATCAAACGAAGATATGTCATTGCCTGTTCTGACCCTTGCGCACCGGGGTGCGGGTCTTTATGGCTATTCGCTGATTAATGAGCTGCGCAAACCGGGTGCTCTGGAACGGGGACGGGATTTTGTGCTGGCTGCCCTGGAAGCGGGAAAGATCAAACGCCCGGTTATTGACCGTGTCTTCCCCTTTGCAGAGGCTGCAGAGGCTTACCAATATCTGATGAACGGAACAAGGGGCGGCAAGATTATCGTCTCTGTGAAATAA